One genomic segment of Belonocnema kinseyi isolate 2016_QV_RU_SX_M_011 chromosome 2, B_treatae_v1, whole genome shotgun sequence includes these proteins:
- the LOC117167994 gene encoding MIP18 family protein galla-2, whose product MDKYNYLDESNAEKLENVNPKLYKKADERQVTADDENEDVVDEFDSREVFDIVRNINDPEHPLTLEELKVVEEELIEVDNEKNNIVIKFTPTIPHCSMATLIGLSIRVLLLRTLPARFKITVEITPGSHTSEDAINKQLADKERVAAALENNHLLEVINQCIRIKD is encoded by the exons AtggataaatataattatttggatgaaagtaATGCTGAgaaattagaaaatgttaatcccaaattgtataaaaaagcCGATGAGAGACAAGTGACAGCTGACGATGAAAATGAGGATGTTGTGGATGAGTTTGATTCGCGAGAAGTTTTTG ATATTGTCAGGAATATCAACGATCCAGAGCATCCCTTAACACTAGAAGAGTTGAAAGTCGTCGAAGAAGAACTCATAGAG GTGGATAACGAAAAGAATAACATAGTGATAAAATTCACTCCGACGATTCCTCACTGCAGCATGGCAACCTTAATTGGTCTTTCGATAAGAGTTCTGCTTTTGCGAACTCTACCTGCTAGATTTAAAATCACAGTTGAAATCACACCTGGTTCTCACACTTCAGAAGATGCGATCAACAAGCAACTCGCCGACAAAGAACGAGTAGCAGCTGCACTCGAAAATAACCACCTTCTCGAAGTCATTAATCAGTGTATACgaatcaaagattaa